One segment of Mesorhizobium sp. J428 DNA contains the following:
- a CDS encoding ParB/RepB/Spo0J family partition protein has translation MALDLSALDEAPPTPATAAGEPLMIRLADIEVDPNQPRKSFDPVKMAEMVASVKARGVKSPVSVRPHPDKPGKWILNYGERRYRASIDAGREEIPAFVDQQHDDYDQVIENLQREDLRPMELALFINRKKKDGDRNAKIARELGVDASFITYHLALIDPPAAIEALYASGRCTSPKILYDLSTLHGKYPDEVDAWVEQAEEVTRAAVSALSTSLKNGTSQEPPQPPNGSGISGGGNLGMFQGSGPDGGHGGSATVAKDEGKPAKTKPGASADGRGNNGEGGEGGEPPEEGRTSWPRGKVASDPTLMRKPLLLVTIDGRSAAILLNRKPTSTGLVHIRYENGENAEVSAADCVIESLSEENG, from the coding sequence CCCCGGCCACCGCCGCCGGCGAGCCTTTGATGATCCGTCTCGCCGACATCGAAGTCGATCCAAACCAGCCGCGAAAGTCGTTCGATCCGGTCAAGATGGCCGAAATGGTCGCTTCCGTGAAGGCGCGCGGCGTTAAGTCGCCGGTTTCGGTGCGCCCTCACCCGGACAAGCCCGGCAAATGGATCTTGAACTACGGCGAGCGTCGCTATCGTGCTTCGATAGACGCTGGCCGCGAGGAAATCCCCGCTTTCGTCGATCAGCAGCACGACGACTACGATCAGGTTATCGAAAACCTGCAGCGCGAAGACCTGCGGCCCATGGAACTCGCACTGTTCATCAACCGCAAAAAGAAGGACGGTGACAGGAACGCGAAGATAGCCCGGGAACTCGGAGTCGATGCGTCGTTCATCACTTACCATCTGGCCCTGATCGACCCACCGGCCGCAATCGAAGCGCTCTATGCGAGCGGCCGCTGTACGTCGCCGAAAATTCTCTATGACCTGTCTACGCTTCACGGCAAATACCCCGACGAAGTGGATGCATGGGTGGAGCAAGCGGAAGAGGTGACGCGGGCGGCCGTGTCCGCGCTTTCCACCTCGCTCAAGAATGGTACGAGCCAAGAACCGCCGCAGCCGCCGAACGGCAGCGGTATCTCCGGCGGCGGAAACCTTGGAATGTTCCAAGGTTCCGGCCCTGATGGCGGCCATGGAGGATCAGCCACCGTGGCTAAGGACGAAGGCAAACCGGCCAAGACAAAGCCGGGTGCAAGTGCTGACGGCAGGGGCAACAACGGGGAAGGCGGTGAGGGCGGCGAACCTCCCGAGGAAGGTCGCACCAGCTGGCCGAGGGGGAAAGTCGCGTCCGACCCGACGCTGATGCGCAAGCCATTGCTGCTGGTGACCATCGACGGTCGAAGCGCTGCCATCCTGCTGAATCGCAAACCGACTTCGACGGGTCTGGTGCATATTCGCTACGAGAACGGCGAGAACGCGGAAGTCTCCGCCGCGGACTGCGTCATCGAAAGCCTCAGCGAGGAAAACGGGTGA
- a CDS encoding DUF192 domain-containing protein, whose protein sequence is MRAVLAAFALVLALPAASASAAGPDEVCDLHFSGGAILPAVPVAKTVAAQATGLANRDDAGPGLLFSWPKAEPRVFWMRDTHFPLTVGFFGADGVLFAQANMQPMTDTYHFSVSPAADALELAQGQFERHGLRIGSRIVSRECRPAGP, encoded by the coding sequence GTGAGGGCGGTTCTCGCCGCCTTCGCCCTGGTACTAGCGCTTCCGGCAGCAAGCGCTAGTGCCGCCGGACCGGATGAGGTCTGCGACCTGCATTTTTCCGGCGGCGCGATCCTACCTGCCGTCCCGGTTGCCAAGACAGTTGCAGCGCAGGCGACCGGGCTCGCGAACCGCGACGACGCAGGCCCGGGGCTGCTGTTTAGTTGGCCCAAGGCCGAACCTCGCGTGTTCTGGATGCGGGACACCCATTTCCCGCTGACCGTTGGCTTTTTCGGCGCAGACGGCGTGCTATTCGCCCAGGCGAACATGCAGCCGATGACCGACACCTACCACTTCTCGGTGAGCCCGGCGGCCGACGCGCTCGAACTCGCGCAAGGTCAGTTCGAGCGGCACGGCTTGCGGATCGGCTCGAGAATCGTTTCTCGTGAGTGCCGGCCGGCGGGTCCATAG
- a CDS encoding MobC family plasmid mobilization relaxosome protein, translating into MTTEKPNSPYLNLYLGELKEPWEAYCAARNLKPGAAIRAAIQAQLKAARPPYDSQPLAASQAPAQAEPRRRYEITLIPSEMDAIRRRLDGKRTPRDWIAAVIRAALTREPQFGDAEVQVLANSNYQLQAIGRNLNQIARRLNERKAQDFPARRVADIERTIAQHTEAVTALMRACQERWPLA; encoded by the coding sequence ATGACCACTGAGAAGCCGAACAGCCCCTATCTCAATCTCTACCTCGGCGAACTGAAAGAGCCGTGGGAGGCCTATTGCGCCGCGCGCAATCTCAAGCCCGGCGCTGCCATCCGCGCAGCCATCCAGGCACAGTTGAAAGCAGCACGGCCGCCGTATGACTCGCAGCCCTTGGCCGCATCGCAGGCCCCAGCGCAGGCCGAGCCGCGCAGGCGTTACGAAATCACCTTGATCCCTTCCGAAATGGACGCCATCCGCCGCAGGCTGGACGGCAAGCGCACTCCGCGCGATTGGATTGCGGCCGTGATCCGCGCCGCCCTTACTCGTGAACCTCAGTTCGGCGACGCCGAGGTCCAAGTCCTCGCGAACTCCAATTACCAGCTGCAGGCGATCGGTCGGAACCTCAACCAGATCGCTCGCAGGCTCAACGAGCGCAAGGCGCAGGACTTTCCCGCGAGGCGCGTCGCGGACATTGAGCGCACCATCGCCCAGCACACCGAGGCCGTCACCGCCCTCATGCGCGCCTGTCAGGAGCGCTGGCCCCTCGCATGA